A DNA window from Jaculus jaculus isolate mJacJac1 chromosome 1, mJacJac1.mat.Y.cur, whole genome shotgun sequence contains the following coding sequences:
- the Slc22a12 gene encoding solute carrier family 22 member 12: MAFSELLDQVGDLGRFQVLQTVALVLPIMWVTSQNMLDNFSAAVPSHRCWVPLLDNITTQASVPGDLSPDALLAISIPLGPNQRPHQCRRFRQPQWQLLDPNVTAANWSEPATEPCVDGWVYDRSIFTSTIVTTWDLVCDSQALKPMAQSIFLAGILVGAAVCGPTSDRFGRRMVLTWSYLQVAVSGMAAAFIPTFPLYCLFRFLVAFAVAGIMMNTGTLLMEWTSAQTRPWMMTLNSMGFSFGQVLTGAVAYGVRRWSLLQLTVSAPFFLWFVYSWWLPESARWLLTMGKLDRGLQELQRVAAINRKRTAGDTLTMEALLSAMRAELSGDQAPARVSLLFRTPALRLRTCVSMLCWFAFGFTFYGLALNLQTLGSNIFLLQVLIGVVDLPVKMSSLLLLNRLGRRLSQAGFLVLPGLCILANMLVPQEMGLLRSALAVLGLGSLGAAFTCVTIFSGELFPTVLRMTAVGLGQMAGRGGAILGPLVQLLDTHGRWLPLLVYGTVPLLSGLAALLLPETQNLPLPDTIQDVQNQAVKKVTHIIPGSTIMKSTRF; this comes from the exons ATGGCATTTTCTGAACTCCTAGACCAAGTTGGGGACCTGGGAAGATTCCAGGTCCTCCAGACAGTGGCCCTGGTGCTCCCCATTATGTGGGTCACCTCTCAGAATATGCTGGACAACTTTTCAGCTGCTGTACCAAGCCACCGCTGCTGGGTGCCCCTCCTGGACAATATCACCACCCAGGCAAGTGTACCCGGGGACCTGAGTCCTGATGCCCTCCTGGCTATCTCTATCCCACTGGGTCCCAATCAGCGGCCCCACCAGTGCCGCCGCTTCCGTCAACCGCAGTGGCAGCTCCTGGACCCCAATGTCACAGCTGCCAACTGGAGCGAGCCTGCAACAGAGCCATGCGTGGACGGCTGGGTCTATGACCGAAGTATcttcacatccaccatcgtgacCACG TGGGACCTGGTGTGTGACTCCCAGGCCCTGAAGCCCATGGCCCAGTCCATCTTCCTGGCCGGGATCCTGGTGGGAGCCGCAGTATGTGGCCCCACCTCCGATAG GTTTGGGCGCAGGATGGTGCTGACCTGGAGCTACCTTCAGGTGGCTGTGTCGGGCATGGCGGCTGCCTTCATCCCCACCTTCCCCCTCTACTGCCTGTTCCGTTTCCTGGTGGCCTTCGCCGTGGCGGGCATCATGATGAACACAGGCACTCTCT TGATGGAGTGGACATCAGCACAGACTCGCCCCtggatgatgaccttgaactccatgGGGTTCAGCTTCGGCCAGGTCCTCACGGGTGCCGTGGCCTACGGTGTGCGCCGCTGGTCACTGTTGCAGCTTACAGTCTCTGCCCCCTTCTTCCTTTGGTTTGTGTACTCATG GTGGCTCCCAGAATCTGCACGCTGGCTCCTCACTATGGGCAAGCTAGATCGGGGCCTTCAGGAACTACAGAGGGTGGCAGCCATCAATAGGAAGAGGACAGCGGGGGACACACTAACCATGGAG gcctTGCTGTCAGCCATGCGGGCAGAGCTGAGCGGAGACCAGGCTCCTGCCAGGGTGAGTTTGCTGTTCCGCACACCTGCTCTGCGCCTCCGGACCTGCGTCTCCATGCTGTGCTG GTTCGCTTTCGGCTTCACATTCTACGGCCTGGCCCTGAACCTACAGACTCTGGGAAGCAACATCTTCCTGCTCCAGGTGCTCATCGGGGTGGTCGACCTCCCGGTCAAGATGAGCAGCCTGCTGCTGCTCAACCGCTTGGGCCGGCGCCTCTCGCAGGCCGGGTTCCTGGTGCTGCCTGGACTCTGCATCCTGGCCAACATGCTGGTGCCCCAAG AGATGGGGCTCCTACGTTCAGCCCTGGCAGTGCTGGGGCTGGGATCGCTGGGAGCCGCCTTCACCTGCGTCACCATCTTCAGTGGTGAGCTTTTCCCCACAGTGCTCAG GATGACAGCAGTGGGTTTGGGCCAGATGGCAGGCCGAGGGGGAGCCATTCTGGGGCCTCTGGTGCAGTTGCTGGACACCCACGGCCGCTGGCTGCCACTGCTGGTGTATGGGACCGTGCCATTGCTCAGTGGCCTGGCAGCATTGCTCCTACCTGAGACCCAGAACTTGCCACTGCCCGACACCATCCAAGACGTACAGAACCA GGCAGTAAAGAAGGTGACACATATCATACCAGGGAGCACCATCATGAAATCTACACGGTTCTAG